In Streptomyces asoensis, a single genomic region encodes these proteins:
- a CDS encoding 8-amino-7-oxononanoate synthase has translation MAFGWIDEQAELRRRAGLVRTLRPRPADSPLLDLASNDYLGLARHPETVAGAAAAARAWGGGATGSRLVTGSTELHAELERELAEHCGFESALAFSSGYAANLAAVTALAPHGSLIVSDAGNHASLIDGCRLARGTTQVVAHADPDAVRKALGTHAGPAVAVSDTVFSVDGDAAPLAALAAACRAYGAGLVVDDAHGLGVLGEGGQGAAHAAGLAGADDVVVTVTLSKSLGSQGGAVLGPARVVEHLVNAARTFIFDTGLAPAAAGAALAALRLLRREPQRAARARAVAGELHARLTAAGLEAVRPDAAVVSVRAPSPEAAVRWAADCRSAGLAVGCFRPPSVPDGISRLRLTARADLSGAELERAVRVIGETRP, from the coding sequence ATGGCGTTCGGCTGGATCGACGAACAGGCGGAGCTGCGCCGCCGGGCCGGCCTGGTGCGGACATTGCGGCCCCGTCCTGCGGACTCGCCGCTCCTCGACCTCGCGAGCAACGACTACCTGGGCCTCGCCCGCCACCCCGAGACCGTGGCGGGTGCCGCGGCGGCGGCACGCGCCTGGGGCGGCGGAGCGACCGGCTCACGGCTCGTCACCGGCTCCACCGAACTCCATGCGGAGCTCGAGCGCGAGCTCGCCGAACACTGCGGGTTCGAGTCGGCCCTCGCCTTCTCCTCCGGCTACGCGGCCAACCTCGCGGCGGTGACCGCACTGGCCCCGCACGGCTCGCTGATCGTCTCCGACGCGGGCAACCACGCCTCGCTCATCGACGGCTGCCGCCTGGCCCGCGGCACCACCCAGGTCGTCGCGCACGCCGATCCGGACGCGGTGCGCAAGGCGCTCGGCACGCACGCGGGCCCCGCCGTGGCCGTCTCCGACACGGTGTTCTCGGTGGACGGCGACGCCGCCCCGCTGGCCGCTCTGGCGGCCGCCTGCCGGGCGTACGGCGCCGGACTGGTCGTGGACGACGCCCACGGACTGGGCGTGCTGGGGGAGGGCGGGCAGGGCGCCGCGCACGCGGCGGGTCTGGCGGGTGCGGACGACGTCGTCGTCACGGTCACGCTGTCCAAGTCGCTGGGCAGCCAGGGGGGCGCGGTGCTCGGGCCCGCCCGGGTCGTCGAACACCTGGTGAACGCGGCCCGGACGTTCATCTTCGACACGGGGCTCGCGCCGGCGGCGGCGGGCGCCGCGCTGGCGGCGCTCAGGCTGCTGCGCCGGGAGCCGCAGCGCGCGGCACGCGCGCGTGCGGTGGCGGGGGAGCTGCACGCGCGCCTGACGGCCGCGGGTCTGGAAGCGGTGCGTCCGGACGCCGCGGTCGTCTCCGTGCGTGCGCCGTCCCCGGAGGCGGCCGTGCGGTGGGCGGCGGACTGCCGCTCGGCGGGTCTGGCCGTGGGCTGCTTCCGTCCTCCCTCCGTGCCCGACGGCATCTCGCGCCTGAGGCTCACCGCGCGTGCGGACCTCTCCGGGGCCGAGCTGGAACGCGCTGTACGGGTGATCGGCGAAACACGGCCATGA
- a CDS encoding DUF397 domain-containing protein, whose protein sequence is MSALPRNVPSSTDPHRLPDVRWLRSSYSTGANNCVETARPAAGPLAGLLAVRDSKNPAGPALLFSPESWTDFTAVFR, encoded by the coding sequence ATGTCCGCACTGCCGCGGAACGTACCTTCCAGCACCGACCCCCACCGGCTCCCGGACGTGCGGTGGCTGCGCAGCAGCTACAGCACGGGAGCGAACAACTGCGTCGAGACGGCCAGGCCGGCCGCCGGTCCCCTGGCCGGTCTGCTCGCCGTGCGCGACTCCAAGAACCCGGCCGGGCCCGCCCTGCTCTTCTCCCCCGAGAGCTGGACGGACTTCACGGCCGTGTTCCGCTGA
- a CDS encoding adenosylmethionine--8-amino-7-oxononanoate transaminase, with protein sequence MPERAPLGVPELLELDRRHVWHPYGPMPGRAEPLVVESASGVRLRPADGSDDLVDGMSSWWSAIHGYRHPVLDEAVREQLGRMSHVMFGGLTHEPAVRLAKHLVDMSPEGLEHVFLADSGSVSVEVAVKMCLQYWRSLGRPAKQRLLTWRGGYHGDTWQPMSVCDPEGGMHGLWSGVLPRQVFVDAPPVEFEEAYADLLRETIERHAHELAAVVVEPVVQGAGGMRFHSPGYLRVLREACDAHGVLLVFDEIATGFGRTGALFAAEHAAVTPDVMCVGKALTGGYLTMAATLCTSRVADGISRGEVPVLAHGPTFMGNPLAAAVACASIELLLGQDWQAEVKRIESGLRDGLAAAAEIPGVRDVRVLGAIGVVQLDHPVDMAAATRAAVREGVWLRPFRDLVYTMPPYVTDDADVARIARAVCAAAREG encoded by the coding sequence ATGCCTGAGCGGGCGCCGCTCGGCGTGCCCGAGCTGCTGGAGCTCGACCGGCGGCACGTGTGGCACCCGTACGGTCCGATGCCGGGCCGGGCCGAGCCGCTCGTCGTGGAGTCGGCGAGCGGGGTCCGGCTGCGGCCGGCGGACGGCTCGGACGACCTGGTCGACGGCATGTCGTCCTGGTGGTCGGCGATCCACGGCTACCGGCACCCGGTGCTCGACGAGGCCGTGCGCGAGCAACTGGGCCGGATGAGCCATGTGATGTTCGGCGGACTCACCCATGAGCCGGCCGTCCGCCTGGCGAAGCACCTTGTCGACATGTCGCCCGAAGGTCTCGAGCACGTGTTCCTCGCCGACTCCGGGTCGGTGTCGGTCGAGGTCGCCGTGAAGATGTGCCTCCAGTACTGGCGCTCGCTGGGCCGTCCGGCCAAGCAGCGCCTGCTGACCTGGCGCGGCGGCTACCACGGCGACACCTGGCAGCCGATGTCCGTGTGCGATCCCGAGGGCGGGATGCACGGTCTGTGGAGCGGGGTGCTGCCCCGTCAGGTCTTCGTGGACGCGCCTCCGGTGGAGTTCGAGGAGGCGTACGCCGACCTGCTGCGCGAGACGATCGAGCGGCACGCCCACGAGCTGGCCGCGGTCGTGGTGGAGCCGGTGGTGCAGGGCGCGGGCGGGATGCGGTTCCACTCCCCCGGCTATCTGCGGGTGCTGCGCGAGGCGTGCGACGCGCACGGCGTGCTGCTGGTGTTCGACGAGATCGCGACCGGTTTCGGGCGCACGGGCGCGCTGTTCGCGGCGGAGCACGCCGCGGTGACACCGGATGTCATGTGCGTCGGCAAGGCGTTGACCGGCGGCTATCTCACGATGGCGGCCACGCTGTGCACCTCGCGGGTGGCGGACGGGATCTCGCGGGGCGAGGTACCGGTCCTGGCCCACGGGCCGACGTTCATGGGCAACCCGCTCGCCGCGGCCGTCGCCTGCGCGTCGATCGAGCTGCTGCTCGGGCAGGACTGGCAGGCGGAGGTCAAGCGGATCGAGTCGGGGCTGCGGGACGGTCTCGCGGCGGCCGCGGAGATCCCGGGCGTACGGGACGTCCGGGTCCTCGGTGCGATCGGTGTCGTCCAGCTCGATCACCCGGTGGACATGGCGGCCGCCACCCGGGCGGCCGTGCGCGAGGGCGTCTGGCTGCGGCCGTTCCGCGACCTGGTCTACACGATGCCGCCCTACGTCACCGACGACGCGGACGTGGCACGGATCGCGCGCGCGGTGTGCGCCGCGGCGCGGGAGGGATGA
- the bioB gene encoding biotin synthase BioB, whose translation MDLLNTLVDKGLRRELPTREEALAVLATSDDDVLDVVAAAGRVRRQWFGRRVKLNYLVNLKSGLCPEDCSYCSQRLGSTAGILKYTWLKPEEASRAAAAGLAGGAKRVCLVASGRGPTDRDVDRVAGTIKAIKDGNEGVEVCACLGLLSDGQAERLREAGADAYNHNLNTSEGTYGEITTTHTYADRVDTVQKAHAAGLSACSGLIAGMGESDEDLVDVVFSLRALDPDSVPVNFLIPVEGTPLAKEWNLTPQRCLRILAMVRFVCPDVEVRIAGGREVHLRTMQPLALHLANSIFLGDYLTTEGQAGKADLEMIADAGFEVEGAEQVTLPGHRVAGGGGCGSSESAGCGSHEGGGCGSHEGGACGSHEEGGVCGSVPAAASAPAPAASGAPVPAAGDARTDLVAVRRRGAGTDLAPNA comes from the coding sequence ATGGACCTGCTGAACACGCTGGTGGACAAGGGGCTTCGGCGCGAGCTGCCGACCCGCGAGGAAGCGCTGGCCGTGCTGGCCACCTCCGACGACGACGTGCTGGACGTGGTGGCCGCGGCCGGCCGGGTGCGCCGGCAGTGGTTCGGGCGCCGGGTGAAGCTGAACTACCTGGTCAATCTGAAGTCCGGACTGTGCCCCGAGGACTGCTCCTACTGCTCTCAGCGGCTCGGCTCGACGGCCGGGATCCTGAAGTACACCTGGCTGAAGCCGGAGGAGGCCTCCCGGGCGGCCGCGGCCGGGCTGGCGGGCGGGGCCAAGCGGGTCTGCCTGGTGGCGTCCGGGCGCGGTCCGACGGACCGTGACGTCGACCGGGTGGCCGGCACCATCAAGGCCATCAAGGACGGGAACGAGGGCGTCGAGGTGTGCGCCTGTCTGGGCCTGCTCTCCGACGGCCAGGCCGAACGGCTGCGCGAGGCGGGCGCCGACGCCTACAACCACAACCTGAACACCTCCGAGGGCACGTACGGGGAGATCACCACCACCCACACGTACGCCGATCGGGTGGACACGGTGCAGAAGGCGCACGCGGCCGGTCTGTCGGCGTGCTCCGGTCTGATCGCCGGCATGGGCGAGTCCGACGAGGACCTCGTGGACGTGGTCTTCTCACTGCGCGCGCTGGACCCGGACTCCGTTCCGGTCAACTTCCTCATCCCGGTGGAGGGCACCCCGCTCGCCAAGGAGTGGAACCTCACCCCGCAGCGCTGTCTGCGCATCCTGGCGATGGTGCGGTTCGTCTGCCCGGACGTCGAGGTGCGTATCGCGGGCGGCCGCGAGGTGCACCTGCGCACCATGCAGCCCCTCGCGCTGCACCTGGCCAACTCCATCTTCCTGGGCGACTACCTCACCACCGAGGGCCAGGCGGGCAAGGCCGACCTGGAGATGATCGCGGACGCCGGGTTCGAGGTGGAGGGCGCGGAGCAGGTCACCCTGCCCGGACACCGGGTCGCGGGGGGCGGCGGCTGCGGCTCCTCCGAGAGCGCGGGCTGCGGGTCGCACGAGGGCGGCGGGTGCGGGTCGCACGAGGGCGGTGCGTGCGGGTCGCACGAGGAGGGCGGGGTGTGCGGGTCCGTGCCGGCCGCGGCGTCGGCCCCGGCCCCGGCCGCGTCCGGGGCCCCGGTTCCGGCTGCCGGTGACGCCCGTACGGACCTCGTCGCGGTGCGCCGGCGCGGCGCCGGGACGGACCTCGCGCCCAATGCCTGA